Within Candidatus Anoxymicrobium japonicum, the genomic segment TCATACTCGGACAGAGTCCTCGTGGTTGACGACCCGATGTTCGAGAACTTCAACGCCGTCAACTATCAGGCTGCGCTGGCCGCGCTCATCAACAAGGACAAGCCGCACCTGGTGATAATCCCGAACACGGGCCAGGGCGCCGACATACTGGCGTCGCTTGCCCTCGAGCTCGGGGCATCGTTCACCTCGGACATCATCGGCCTGGCCATCGAGGGCGACAAACCGGTCGCGACCCGCGCGTATTACGGTGGCAAGATCAACGGCCGCATCGAGTTCAAGGACACCGATCTTTATATGGTGGGCTTGCGCGAAGGCGCGATCGCGGCCGCTGAAGGCGGCAAGTCCGGCGAAATCGAGAAGGTGGACAACCCGGTTGCCCTGGACGCGACCACCCGCAAATTCATCCAGTATGAGCAGCCCGCCGTCGGCGATGTTGACATCACCCAGTCCTCGATGCTCGTCTCGATCGGCCGCGGGCTTCGCGAGGACAAGAACTTGCCGATGATAGAAGAACTCGCGAAACTTCTGAGCGCGGATGTTTCGGGAAGCCGCGCGGTAGTGGACGCCGGCTGGCTCCCGATCGATCGCCAGGTCGGCATCTCCGGCAAGACAGTCAAGCCCAAACTTTACCTGGCCGTGGGCATCAGCGGCGCGTTCCAGCACGTGACCGGAATGAAAGGCGCCGACGTGGTCGTCGCCATCAACAAGGATCCCGACGCGCCGATATTCCAGTACGCTGATTACGGCATCGTGGATGATTTGCTGAAAGTGGTGCCTGCCCTTGTTGACAAGATAAAGGAAATGAAGGGGTAGAGTTGAACAGTTTGAAACCCAGAATAGGAGTGTACGTCTGCCACTGCGGCATCAACATAGGCGCCGTGGTTGACGTGCCGGCGGTTGTCGAGCATGTCTCGAAGGCGCCGGGGGTCGCTGTCGCGCGAGAGTACACTTACATGTGCTCGGATCCCGGCCAGGGGCTCATCAAAGATGACATCAAAAACCTGGGGCTCAACCGGGTCATAGTGGCATCCTGCTCCCCCCGCATGCACGAGCCTACTTTCCGCAAGACCCTCAAGGAAGCGGGGCTGAACCCGTACCTCCTGGAGATGGCGAACATCCGGGAGCAGTGCTCCTGGGTGCACGAGGATCACGCCGAAGCTACCAGCAAGGCAAAGAAGCTCATCGAGGCCGCGATCGCGAAAGTGGCGTTGCTCGACGCGCTCGAGGAGAAGGAAGTGGACGTCATCCCCTCCTGTCTCGTAATCGGCGCCGGCATAGCGGGCATCCAGGCCGCGCTCGACATAGCGGACGCGGGCTTCAAGGTTTACGTCGTCGAGAAGACCCCATCGGTGGGCGGGCACATGAGCCAGCTCGACAAGACGTTCCCGACTCTGGACTGCTCCGCCTGCATACTGACGCCTAAGATGGTGGACGTTGCCAACCACCCGAACATCGAACTCATGACCTATTCACAGGTGGAGGCGGTCGAGGGATATGTCGGCAACTTCAAGGCGAAGATTCGCAAGAAGGCGCGCTACGTCGATTTCAACAAGTGCACTGGGTGTGGCGTCTGCGCGGAGAACTGCAGGCTGGCGGGTCGCATCCCCTCCGAGTTCGACGAGCAGATGGGCAACAGATCCGCGATCTACCTGCCGTTTCCACAAGCCGTCCCCGCCAAGTACACGATCGACCCGGAGCGATGCCTTCAGTTGTCTAAGGGCAAATGCGGCAAGGAAGGCCCCGCGTGCGCGGAGGCGTGCACGGCGGGCGCGGTCAACTTCGAGCAGGAAGACGAGCTGGTGGAGATCGAGTGCGGCACGATCATCGTGGCGACAGGATACGACGTGTTCGACATGAACAAAAAGCCCGAGTACGGCTGGGCCGACAACGACAATGTCATCACGGGACTCGAGTTCGAGCGCCTGGCGTCGGCATCGGGTCCGACGGGAGGGAAACCCCTGCTCGGCCGTGACAAGAAAGGCGAGGGCGGGTACCTCCCTGACAAAGTCTCATTCATACACTGCGTGGGCTCGCGCGACAAGTCGGTCGACAACGAGTACTGCTCGCGAGTGTGCTGCATGTACCTGGCGAAGCAGGCACACCTTATCAGGGACAAGCTTCCCGAGGCGGATATCACTGTTTTCTACATGGACGTGCGCGCGTTCGGCAAAGGCTTCGAGGAGTTCTACGACAGGGTGAGGCGCGAGGGCGTCCGGTACATCCGTGGAAATCCGAGTGAAATATACCGCAAGAGCGCGGATCCGGACGACCACACCATGATAATCAAAGTCGAAGACACTCTTACCGGGACGCCCATGGAACATGAAGCCGACATGGTCGTCCTTGGCGTCGGACTGACGCCGCGCAAAGATATTCGCGAGATCATCGACATTTTCAAGCTCTCGCAATCCACCGACGGTTTTTTCCTTGAGGCGCACCCCAAACTGCGCCCGGTCGACACCGCGTCTGACGGAGTCTTCCTGGCGGGTTGCTGCCAGGGGCCCAAGGATATACCCGACACCGTGGCCCAGGCGAAAGGCGCCGCGTCAAGCGCTCTCATTTTGATGGCGTACGGGAAAGTGAAGGTGGAAGCGCAAGTCTCGGTCGTGAACGCGGATCAGTGCCGCGGCTGTGGCTTCTGCGTTGAGGTCTGCCCGTTCGGGGCGATTGAGTTGGTGGACGAGAACCGCATGGGCAATATCGTAAAGGTCGCGCAAGTCAACGAGGCGTTATGCAAGGGTTGCGGCTCATGCGCGGCGGCGTGCCTGTCGGGGGCCATCCAGCCCAGATCCTTCAAGGATGAACAGATACTGCCCCAGATCGCGGCGCTGGGGGTGAATACGCAATGAGTGAAGAGTTCGAGCCCAATATAGTCGCGTTCCTGTGCAACTGGTGCTCTTACGCTGGAGCGGATCTGGCGGGAACATCGAGAACGCATTATCTGCCGAACATCAAGATCATCAGGGTGATGTGTTCGGGCCGTGTCAAC encodes:
- a CDS encoding electron transfer flavoprotein subunit alpha/FixB family protein, which codes for MHEIFVLAEHRQGELRDVTYELLTLAGRLGGKVTTILLGSGMDDFAGKLTSYSDRVLVVDDPMFENFNAVNYQAALAALINKDKPHLVIIPNTGQGADILASLALELGASFTSDIIGLAIEGDKPVATRAYYGGKINGRIEFKDTDLYMVGLREGAIAAAEGGKSGEIEKVDNPVALDATTRKFIQYEQPAVGDVDITQSSMLVSIGRGLREDKNLPMIEELAKLLSADVSGSRAVVDAGWLPIDRQVGISGKTVKPKLYLAVGISGAFQHVTGMKGADVVVAINKDPDAPIFQYADYGIVDDLLKVVPALVDKIKEMKG
- a CDS encoding disulfide reductase, which gives rise to MNSLKPRIGVYVCHCGINIGAVVDVPAVVEHVSKAPGVAVAREYTYMCSDPGQGLIKDDIKNLGLNRVIVASCSPRMHEPTFRKTLKEAGLNPYLLEMANIREQCSWVHEDHAEATSKAKKLIEAAIAKVALLDALEEKEVDVIPSCLVIGAGIAGIQAALDIADAGFKVYVVEKTPSVGGHMSQLDKTFPTLDCSACILTPKMVDVANHPNIELMTYSQVEAVEGYVGNFKAKIRKKARYVDFNKCTGCGVCAENCRLAGRIPSEFDEQMGNRSAIYLPFPQAVPAKYTIDPERCLQLSKGKCGKEGPACAEACTAGAVNFEQEDELVEIECGTIIVATGYDVFDMNKKPEYGWADNDNVITGLEFERLASASGPTGGKPLLGRDKKGEGGYLPDKVSFIHCVGSRDKSVDNEYCSRVCCMYLAKQAHLIRDKLPEADITVFYMDVRAFGKGFEEFYDRVRREGVRYIRGNPSEIYRKSADPDDHTMIIKVEDTLTGTPMEHEADMVVLGVGLTPRKDIREIIDIFKLSQSTDGFFLEAHPKLRPVDTASDGVFLAGCCQGPKDIPDTVAQAKGAASSALILMAYGKVKVEAQVSVVNADQCRGCGFCVEVCPFGAIELVDENRMGNIVKVAQVNEALCKGCGSCAAACLSGAIQPRSFKDEQILPQIAALGVNTQ